Part of the Nocardioides perillae genome is shown below.
GCCGGGTCGCAGGACGAGCGCCCTACTGACCAGTAACAAGATTGTGCCTGGCAGGTGGTGACAGTGCAAGACGCGCTCACCTGGAGAGGTGCGCGGCGGGGGGCACGGCGGGGCGCGGCGACTTGCGCCGAAGCCCCTGTATGTCTACTGTCCTGCTATCCATACTGTCTTGGTCGACTTCGTCCAGTACGGCCTGAGCAGGTCCCACCGGGAGGTCCCCCCTGATGCGCAAGCTCCTCGTCCTCGGCTTCGTCGGGCTCCTCGCCCAGCTCGTCGACGGCTCCCTCGGCATGGCGTACGGCGTGACGTCGTCGACCCTGCTCCTCGCGGCTGGCGTCGCCCCGGCTGCCGCCTCCGCCGCCGTCCACTTCTCCGAGATCGGCACCTCGCTGGTCTCCGGGGCCTCGCACGCCAAGTTCGGCAACGTCGACTGGCGCACCGTCTCGATCCTGGCCGTGCCCGGCTTCGTCGGCGCCTTCGCCGGGGCGACCTTCCTCGTCAGCCTCGACGGCGACACCGCCAAGCCCTGGGTCGCCGGCATCCTGCTGGCGCTCGGCGTCTACGTGGTGTGGCGCTTCCTCGCGCTGGGCGGTCGCCGCCCCCAGTTCAAGGGCCGCCCGTCGGCGTGGTTCCTCGCGCCCATGGGCGTCTTCGGCGGCGCGCTCGACGCGGTCGGTGGCGGCGGCTGGGGCCCCGTCGGCACGACCACCCTGCTCTCCTCGGGCCGGCTCGAGCCCCGCAAGGTCGTCGGTTCGATCGACACCTCGGAGTTCGTCGTCGCGGTCGGCGGCTCGCTCGGCTTCCTCGTCGGCCTCGGCTCGGCGGGCATCGAGTGGGGCTACGCCCTCGCCCTGCTGGTCGGCGGCGTGGTCGCCGCGCCGATCGCGGCCTACCTCGTGCGGATCCTGCCGGCCCGGGTGCTCGGCGTCGGCGCGGGCGGCCTGATCATCCTCACCAACTCGAAGACCATCGCGGAGACGCTCGGGGCCACCGGTGCGCAGGTCGTCGCCCTCGCCGCGGTCCTCTTCGTCACCTGGGTGAGCGGCATCGTGTGGGCGGTGCGCCAGGAGCGCGCCGCACGCGCGGCCGCGCAGACCGAGGAGCTCGAGGCCGCGTACGCCGCGAGCTGAGGCACCCCGTCGACCCTCGGGTCGGCCCACGTCGGTCGCGAGGTCGGCGTCGCCGTCGTCGGACCGACCGCGGCGGCGCCGATCTCGCCGCGTCTGCTGCCGCGCTGCGCGGCGTCTGGGACACTGCCCGCATGCGCGTCTCCGCGAAGTCCGACTACGCCCTGCGGGCGCTCATCGAGATGGCCGGGGTCTCCGACGGCTCGCCCGTCAGTGCTGAGGCGCTGGGGCGCCGCCAGGAGATCCCGCACGGGTTCCTGCAGGCCATCCTGGCCGACATGCGGCGCGCCGGCATCGTGGTGTCGCAGCGCGGCCAGTCCGGCGGGTGGCGCCTCGCGAGGCCGGCGGGCGAGGTGTCGGTGGCCGACGTCATCCGCGCCGTCGACGGCCCCCTCGTCTCGGTCTACGGGCTGCGGCCCGAGGCCGTGTCCTACCAGGGGTCGGCGGAGGTCCTGCAGCACGTCTGGATCGCGGCCCGACGGTCGCTGCGCGACGTCTTCGAGCAGACGAGCATCCAGGCGCTGGCCGACGGGGAGCTGCCGGCCGCCGTCACCTCGCGGACGGCAGACGAGGACGCCTGGCAGCCCCACTGACGCGTCCCTCGAGCGCCGCGTCGTGGCGGCGCAGGCGCGCGACCTCGACGAGGACGTCGGCGAGCGCCTCGGTGGCGCTGGCCAGCCGCGCCTCGACCGGCACGTCGTCGGGCAGCGGGGCCGTCGGGTCGGGCGGGGCGGGCAGCAGGTCGTCGAGGTCGCCGTGCACCGGGTGGCCGGCGGCGACCACCTGCGCCCGCCAGTCGAGTGCGAGCCGCGCCAGGACGTCGTGCAGCTCGTCGGGCAGACGCGGGCGGAGCGCTCCCGAGCCGCGCTCGACGACCTCCGGCAGCGCGGAGACGAGGGAGGGTGCCACCTCCCGCCGGTGCACGCCCGTCGTCACCCGCCCGTCGACGGCCCGGTTGACCTCGCGGACGACGGCGGCGCCGACCGGGTCGAGCGTGCGGTGGCCCCCGGGTGCCGACCGGCGCGTGGGCAGCGCCACCGTGGCGGGGTCGAGGCCGACGACCTGCGCCAGGCCCGCCCAGGCCGCGGGCGCGGGGTCGGTGTCCTGGGGCAGGACCACGACGTGCACGTGCTCGGGGCCGACGGCCCGGCTCCAGCGGTCGAGCACGTCGCCGACGTGCTGGTCGGCCCAGAAGCGGCGCGCCTGGGTGTGCTCGCGCTCGGGATCGAGCAGCCGGTCGGCGTAGCCGGCGAACGACACGGTGCGGCCGAGCCGCACGGTGTCCGCCCAGGCGGCGAGGACCTGCGTGGCCGGGTCGCGCATCGTGACGACGACCTCGGTGCGCAGCGGCGCGAGACCGTCGAGCAGCAGCGCGACGGCGTCGTCGTCGCAGGCGGCGAGCAGCTCGGACACGATCAGCGGGTGCCGCCGGCCCCGGTGGGCGCGCCGGCAGACCTCGGCCCACGACCCCTCGACCTCGCGTCGGCGGTAGCCCCAGCCTTGGTGCTCGTGCCGCAGCTCGAGCGCCGCGCGCAGCAGCTGCTCCTCCGACACGGCCGGCAGTCGGAAGCCTTGGTCCTCGACGCGGTCGGCGTGGTCGGACAGGGCTGCGGCGACGGCGGGCGCGCCGGTCCCGGGGAGTCCGACGTGGAGCCAGGCGGTGCGCTTCGGCATGGGGGCAGCGTGGCGCCGGCGGGTGGCGGCCCGGTGAGCAGCGGGCGGACGCCGGGCGAGCGCCGGGCGAGCGGTGGGCGCCGTCGGGGCTCAGCGCTCGAGCTCGTCAGGGGGCAGCTCGTCGAGCCAGTCGAGCAGCGGGCGCAGGGCACGCCAGTCGGCGCGCACGACCTCGAGCAGCCCGGGGGTGTGGATCACCGGCTCGAAGCCGTGGTGGCGACCGACGGTCAGCGACCGGTGGCGCAGCAGGTCGATACGGGGGTGGTCGGCCGACCAGCCGCGCGGGGAGGTCTTGAGCCGGTCGCCGCCGACCTCCCACCCGTCGGCGCGCAGCGCGTCGAGCACGGCCTGCAGGCGAGGGCCGTGCTCGTCGTGCGCCGCCGCCTCGCGGAAGGCGGCCAGCCGCTGGCGGCCCGCGTCGTAGAACCCGCCGCCGGTGCGGACCCCGCGCGCCGACACCTCGACGTACCACCCCGTGGCCGGGCCGGTGGCCACGAAGGCGCCCTGGTGGGTCTTGTAGGGCGTCTTGTCCTTCGCGAAGCGCACGTCGCGGTAGGGGCGGAAGACCTTGGCGGCGCCGAACTCCGGCGCGAGGGCGGCGGTGAGCGCGTCCATCGGCGCCTTGACGCAGCTGCGCCACGTCTCGACGTGGGCCTCCCAGAAGGTGCGGGAGTTGTCGACCTCGAGGTCGTCGTAGAAGTCGAGCGCCGCGACCGGGAAGCCGGTGAACGCGGGCGCCTCACCGGCTGCCGGTCCTGCTGCTCCTGCCATGGAGCGGATGACGAGACTCGAACTCGCGACATCGACCTTGGGAAGGTCGCGCTCTACCAACTGAGCTACATCCGCACGACCGGGCCGTGGCCCGGTCGGGGTGATGCTAGCCGACGGCGGTGGCGGGCGGCTCGACCGGGGCGAGGGCGGGTCGGCGGGGCGCGAGGCCGTCGCCCGAGCTGCGGCCGGTGAGG
Proteins encoded:
- a CDS encoding sulfite exporter TauE/SafE family protein, producing the protein MRKLLVLGFVGLLAQLVDGSLGMAYGVTSSTLLLAAGVAPAAASAAVHFSEIGTSLVSGASHAKFGNVDWRTVSILAVPGFVGAFAGATFLVSLDGDTAKPWVAGILLALGVYVVWRFLALGGRRPQFKGRPSAWFLAPMGVFGGALDAVGGGGWGPVGTTTLLSSGRLEPRKVVGSIDTSEFVVAVGGSLGFLVGLGSAGIEWGYALALLVGGVVAAPIAAYLVRILPARVLGVGAGGLIILTNSKTIAETLGATGAQVVALAAVLFVTWVSGIVWAVRQERAARAAAQTEELEAAYAAS
- a CDS encoding RrF2 family transcriptional regulator; its protein translation is MRVSAKSDYALRALIEMAGVSDGSPVSAEALGRRQEIPHGFLQAILADMRRAGIVVSQRGQSGGWRLARPAGEVSVADVIRAVDGPLVSVYGLRPEAVSYQGSAEVLQHVWIAARRSLRDVFEQTSIQALADGELPAAVTSRTADEDAWQPH
- a CDS encoding DUF2461 domain-containing protein yields the protein MAGAAGPAAGEAPAFTGFPVAALDFYDDLEVDNSRTFWEAHVETWRSCVKAPMDALTAALAPEFGAAKVFRPYRDVRFAKDKTPYKTHQGAFVATGPATGWYVEVSARGVRTGGGFYDAGRQRLAAFREAAAHDEHGPRLQAVLDALRADGWEVGGDRLKTSPRGWSADHPRIDLLRHRSLTVGRHHGFEPVIHTPGLLEVVRADWRALRPLLDWLDELPPDELER